The genomic DNA TAGCAAAAGCTTTCTTTTTCACCACCAAAAACCCGCCTACACGCTACCTCATAATACCCGTTATCCATCTCAACGCCGATAAACTTGCGGCCTGTAGATAGGGCCGCTGCCCCTGTCGAGCCGGAACCCATGAATGGGTCAAGCACTACTCCGCCTTCAGGGCTAATGGCCAGCAGGTCTACCAGTAGAGGAAGGGGTTTTTCTGTCATGTGCTGTTTCCGCTGGTGACTAACAATGGAATGCTTAAACACGCCGGGAAGGCACTGGCGGTGGCACGGCTGAAACTTGCCCTTAACGCCTACCAGCACATATTCACACTGATTCCTGAAGCCGCCTAAGGTCGGCCGGGCAGTCGGCTTATCCCACACAACAATATTGCGCCACAGCCAACCGCCAGCTTGCAGGGCATCAGTCATGGCAGGAAGTTGCCGCCAATCTGTGAATGTCATCAGTACAGAACCGGGCTTGCTAACACGGTAGCACTCTGAAAGCCACAGTGTTGCCCATGTGATAAACGAGCGTTGATCCCGGTTGTCACCGTGAAAGTCGTGGTGCTTTTTTTGAGCATCTGAACTTTGATACTTTACGCTTGGGGGCTGTTGCCGTTGTCCGGCGTAT from Oleidesulfovibrio alaskensis DSM 16109 includes the following:
- a CDS encoding DNA-methyltransferase, with amino-acid sequence YAGQRQQPPSVKYQSSDAQKKHHDFHGDNRDQRSFITWATLWLSECYRVSKPGSVLMTFTDWRQLPAMTDALQAGGWLWRNIVVWDKPTARPTLGGFRNQCEYVLVGVKGKFQPCHRQCLPGVFKHSIVSHQRKQHMTEKPLPLLVDLLAISPEGGVVLDPFMGSGSTGAAALSTGRKFIGVEMDNGYYEVACRRVFGGEKESFC